Proteins encoded together in one Pantoea sp. CCBC3-3-1 window:
- the proY gene encoding proline-specific permease ProY, which yields MKSNALKKGLSTRHIRFMALGSAIGTGLFYGSADAIKMAGPSVILAYIIGGAIAYIIMRALGEMSVNNPQASSFSRYAQDYLGPLSGYITGWTYCFEILIVAIADVTAFGIYMGVWFPDVPHWVWVLSVVLIIGAINLATVKVFGEVEFWLSLFKVATIIVMIVAGIGIIFWGIGNGGQPTGISNLWTNGGFFAHGVMGMVLSLQIVMFAYGGIEIIGITAGEAKDPAASIPRAINTVPLRILVFYVGTLFVIMSIYPWNQVGTNGSPFVLTFQHMGIAAAAAILNFVVITASLSAINSDVFGVGRMLHGMAEQGHAPAIFATVSRRGIPWVTVLVMMIAMLIAVYLNYLMPEKVFLVIASLATFATVWVWIMILFSQIGFRRSLTPEQAKELKFAMPGGVFTAMVGILFLVFIIGLIGYFPDTRVSLYVGVGWIALLLVSWRFVKKKVAA from the coding sequence ATGAAAAGTAATGCGCTCAAAAAGGGACTGAGTACCCGCCACATTCGTTTTATGGCGCTGGGTTCGGCCATCGGTACCGGCCTGTTTTATGGTTCGGCCGACGCAATTAAAATGGCCGGGCCGAGCGTTATCCTCGCCTATATTATCGGCGGTGCCATCGCCTATATCATCATGCGCGCGCTGGGTGAAATGTCGGTTAATAACCCACAGGCCAGCTCTTTCTCGCGCTACGCTCAGGACTATCTTGGGCCACTGTCAGGCTATATCACCGGCTGGACCTACTGTTTTGAAATTCTGATTGTCGCCATCGCGGATGTGACGGCGTTCGGCATTTATATGGGCGTCTGGTTCCCGGATGTTCCGCACTGGGTTTGGGTGCTGAGCGTGGTGCTCATCATTGGTGCGATCAACCTCGCCACGGTTAAAGTGTTTGGTGAAGTCGAGTTTTGGCTGTCGCTGTTTAAGGTCGCCACGATTATCGTGATGATCGTGGCAGGCATCGGCATTATCTTCTGGGGCATCGGTAACGGTGGACAGCCGACGGGCATCAGCAACCTGTGGACCAATGGTGGCTTCTTTGCGCATGGCGTAATGGGCATGGTGTTGTCGTTGCAGATTGTGATGTTTGCCTATGGTGGCATCGAAATTATCGGCATCACCGCTGGCGAAGCGAAAGACCCGGCAGCGTCGATCCCGCGGGCGATTAACACCGTACCGCTGCGTATTCTGGTGTTCTATGTCGGCACGCTGTTTGTCATCATGTCCATTTATCCCTGGAACCAGGTGGGGACGAACGGCAGTCCTTTTGTACTGACTTTCCAGCATATGGGCATTGCAGCGGCGGCAGCCATTCTAAACTTTGTGGTGATCACCGCGTCGCTGTCGGCTATCAATAGTGATGTGTTTGGCGTCGGGCGTATGCTGCACGGTATGGCTGAACAGGGCCATGCACCGGCAATTTTCGCGACTGTTTCACGTCGTGGCATCCCGTGGGTTACCGTGCTGGTAATGATGATTGCGATGCTGATCGCGGTTTATCTTAACTACCTGATGCCGGAAAAAGTGTTCCTGGTGATCGCGTCGCTGGCGACCTTTGCCACCGTCTGGGTATGGATTATGATCCTGTTTTCGCAGATTGGCTTCCGCCGCTCGTTAACGCCCGAACAGGCAAAAGAGCTGAAGTTTGCTATGCCTGGCGGCGTATTTACCGCGATGGTCGGCATTCTGTTCCTGGTCTTTATCATCGGCCTGATCGGCTACTTCCCGGATACCCGCGTATCGCTTTACGTCGGCGTGGGCTGGATAGCGCTTCTACTGGTCAGCTGGCGGTTTGTGAAGAAGAAAGTAGCAGCATAA